A region from the Hippopotamus amphibius kiboko isolate mHipAmp2 chromosome 15, mHipAmp2.hap2, whole genome shotgun sequence genome encodes:
- the IQCN gene encoding IQ domain-containing protein N: MREMWAELTRLGTKMMQQATQLQVSPNGQSSYQPIPNLPDKAGILRPQLQMSPSGQSSYQPVPSLPDKAGTLRPQLQMSPSGQSSYQPVPNLQDKAGTLRPQLQMSPSGQSSYQPVPNLQDKAGTLRPQLQMSPSGQSSYQPVPNLQDKAGTLRPQLQMSPSGKSSYQPVPNLQVKAGTLRAQPTHEPPASKETLLQQPDKDETVARRVPRLRAVVESQAFKNVLVDEMDMMLSRAATLIQANWRGYQLRQKLISQMMAAKAIQEAWRRFNTRRLLRSGKTMEKKAKAEEGDIPYHPPQLVRFLHPEEGRSLLTHPTMVSKETQFPSSDSLATYTHQLALQQSQGVSQPGTCSVGGPSVPFLPHQTVAIRLPCPVSPDAKGRPCLFTRTIRSACLVHAEGHTKTRPVTARANKAGTPGPPPSGRCAQAVQGQLKIQTQTHMEAEVLKVPPAGPAHVITKTPLQPCPGSTVTTKTPPQIYLAAPVTKMPPQMYPAVPMTKTPAQTCPAATMAKTPPQVYPPAPATKTPPQTCPPATVTKTPLQACLAAMVNKIQRQPCPGPAITITKTPPQPCPATPVTKTPAQMRPSGSMTNTSPQTRPAATMTKASPQLFLLASMIRSPTQTQPAATMTKAPPQMWAGPAMAKAPPQTWAGPVMAKAPPQVRPAATVAKTPLQTSQAATMAKTPSHQRFQGASVNKTPPPQTRLAAMITKTPAQLRSVATILRTLCLPPPAAGHLKPPFSAAAAAGTPDSSSHTCLSGPKAKAVVNARQAAGVVKVSSRSYLTEGKVKCLPPSHLGAGAPKAPARPPLEVEKIKAFSQKQMKTETVSDSSMAVEMPGALSWAKVAEDRNKQARLRMDVVKGQSQVCVPVGTAGAHLGTGLLQAQPAPCTTTGSPQAHLLAELTKALPQAHVSTKPTKDPSRGHPPAELAAAPAQSHLGMCLSKAQSQAHLATEAIKVQSQVHLRTGLTKARSQAQLVTETAKSLYATHQAAELSSKTQSQPLLVGFQASTQPCQHVGTLPRAKPEDRLTQLPAHSFLQGKVIQGPCQGASETQNMLVPLLASAGHTTCNVESWGDSGATRAQPSTTSPAPPCQEELAASQLASLCVELATLLGSQEDLRALLAKALSHGEVRAALNQALSKEVLGASMAKALPQGILGAALAKALPWGELGTTLARALSRGELWSELTKAIQGRLAEVLSKALTEEELATLNQALCQGELGAVLSQSLSQAGLRSGVVLPKAAAKTAGRGMPVMPTPVEVDCRGRPSAAWRPTLGPMRLQPSKGPEDAGVSGGQAWNSAVPSVAVRPPNSTVAPGGAWEPARGTVPWDVVGSKAAVDPRRPGELVASVQAVEKIIIRAVVIIQACTRGFLVRRTIKVWHQWAIVIQAAWRGYCVRRDLARLCRAATIIQAAWRGFRIRQSHAQQVLLPGMWAEMGSGARTTSDHRCFQSCQPHACSLCQSLSSGLGSPPSVVMLVGSSPRTCHTCGHTLPTRVVHGTGRGAAGQASRPRGCISQSTPRSPRQPNRQNKAATAIQSAWRGFTVRRQLRQQQLAAKMLQATWRGHSTRASLTTDALLGPAMWDNSRHTQWPGV; this comes from the exons ATGAGGGAGATGTGG GCAGAGCTGACCCGCCTAGGAACCAAAATGATGCAGCAGGCAACACAGCTACAGGTGTCACCCAATGGGCAGAGCTCCTACCAGCCCATCCCCAACCTCCCAGACAAAGCAGGGATACTGCGTCCACAGCTACAGATGTCACCCAGTGGACAGAGCTCCTACCAGCCCGTCCCCAGCCTCCCAGACAAAGCAGGGACACTGCGTCCACAGCTACAGATGTCACCCAGTGGACAGAGCTCCTACCAGCCCGTCCCCAACCTCCAAGACAAAGCGGGGACACTGCGTCCACAGCTACAGATGTCACCCAGTGGACAGAGCTCCTACCAGCCCGTCCCCAACCTCCAAGACAAAGCGGGGACACTGCGTCCACAGCTACAGATGTCACCCAGTGGACAGAGCTCCTACCAGCCCGTCCCCAACCTCCAAGACAAAGCGGGGACACTGCGTCCACAGCTACAGATGTCACCCAGTGGAAAGAGCTCCTACCAGCCCGTCCCCAACCTCCAAGTCAAAGCAGGGACACTGCGTGCACAGCCCACGCATGAGCCACCTGCATCCAAGGAGACCCTTCTGCAACAGCCGGACAAGGACGAGACAGTGGCTCGCCGTGTCCCACGCCTCCGGGCTGTGGTGGAGAGCCAGGCCTTCAAGAATGTCCTGGTGGACGAAATGGACATGATGCTGTCCCGCGCAGCCACCCTCATCCAAGCCAACTGGAGGGGCTACCAGCTCCGGCAGAAGCTAATCTCTCAGATGATGGCGGCCAAGGCCATCCAGGAGGCCTGGCGACGCTTCAACACCAGGCGCCTCCTCCGGTCTGGCAAGACGATGGAAAAAAAAGCGAAGGCGGAGGAGGGAGACATCCCTTACCACCCGCCCCAGCTGGTACGGTTCCTGCATCCGGAAGAGGGCAGGTCCCTTCTGACCCATCCCACCATGGTGAGCAAGGAGACCCAGTTCCCTTCCTCGGACAGCCTGGCCACTTATACCCACCAGCTGGCCCTGCAGCAGTCCCAGGGCGTGTCACAGCCTGGTACGTGCTCTGTCGGAGGCCCCAGCGTCCCCTTCCTGCCACACCAGACGGTGGCCATCAGACTTCCGTGTCCTGTGAGTCCAGATGCGAAGGGCCGCCCATGCCTGTTCACAAGAACCATCAGAAGTGCCTGCCTTGTCCACGCAGAAGGGCACACGAAGACCAGGCCAGTAACTGCCAGAGCCAACAAGGCAGGAACCCCGGGGCCACCACCGTCTGGAAGGTGCGCCCAGGCAGTTCAAGGGCAACTCAAGATCCAGACCCAGACCCACATGGAAGCAGAGGTCCTCAAAGTGCCACCGGCAGGCCCAGCACATGTCATAACCAAGACCCCACTCCAGCCTTGCCCAGGGTCCACGGTAACAACCAAGACCCCACCCCAGATATACCTGGCAGCTCCAGTGACCAAGATGCCACCCCAAATGTACCCAGCAGTCCCGATGACTAAGACCCCAGCCCAGACGTGCCCAGCAGCCACAATGGCCAAGACCCCACCCCAGGTgtaccccccagccccagccactaAGACCCCACCCCAGACGTGCCCACCGGCCACGGTGACCAAGACCCCACTCCAGGCGTGCCTGGCGGCCATGGTGAACAAGATCCAACGCCAGCCATGCCCAGGGCCCGCCATAACCATAACCAAGacccctccccaaccctgccCGGCGACCCCAGTGACCAAGACCCCAGCCCAAATGCGGCCATCAGGCTCAATGACCAACACTTCACCCCAGACACGACCGGCAGCCACGATGACCAAGGCCTCGCCCCAGTTATTCCTGTTGGCCTCCATGATCAGGTCTCCAACCCAGACACAGCCGGCGGCCACAATGACCAAGGCCCCGCCCCAGATGTGGGCAGGGCCCGCGATGGCCAAAGCCCCGCCCCAGACGTGGGCAGGGCCCGTGATGGCCAAGGCCCCGCCGCAGGTGCGCCCGGCGGCCACAGTGGCCAAGACCCCACTGCAGACATCTCAGGCGGCCACGATGGCCAAGACCCCATCTCATCAGAGGTTCCAAGGAGCCTCGGTGAATAAAACTCCTCCTCCCCAGACACGCCTGGCGGCCATGATCACCAAGACCCCAGCTCAGTTACGCTCGGTCGCCACCATCCTCAGGACCCTGTGCCTGCCCCCTCCAGCAGCTGGACATCTCAAGCCTCCATTTTCAGCAGCGGCGGCCGCTGGCACCCCCGACTCCTCATCCCACACGTGTCTAAGTGGACCAAAGGCCAAGGCTGTGGTGAACGCCAGGCAGGCGGCAGGGGTGGTCAAGGTCTCATCCCGCTCGTACTTGACTGAGGGAAAAGTGAAGTGCCTCCCCCCGTCACATCTGGGGGCTGGGGCTCCCAAGGCCCCAGCCAGGCCTCCTTTGGAAGTTGAGAAAATCAAGGCCTTCTCCCAGAAGCAGATGAAAACGGAAACAGTATCTGACAGCAGTATGGCCGTGGAAATGCCTGGGGCTTTGTCCTGGGCAAAAGTGGCTGAGGACAGAAATAAGCAGGCACGCCTGAGGATGGATGTTGTGAAGGGCCAGTCCCAGGTGTGTGTGCCCGTAGGAACAGCTGGGGCACATCTGGGTACAGGTCTGCTTCAGGCACAACCGGCCCCATGCACAACTACAGGCTCACCCCAAGCACACCTGCTGGCCGAGCTGACCAAGGCCCTGCCCCAGGCACATGTGTCTACCAAGCCGACCAAGGACCCGTCCCGAGGACATCCACCTGCCGAGCTGGCCGCAGCTCCGGCCCAATCACATCTGGGCATGTGTCTGTCTAAGGCGCAGTCCCAGGCACATCTGGCCACAGAAGCGATAAAGGTACAGTCCCAAGTGCATCTACGCACAGGGCTGACTAAGGCGCGGTCCCAGGCTCAACTGGTCACAGAAACAGCCAAGAGCCTCTATGCGACCCACCAGGCTGCTGAGCTCAGCAGCAAGACCCAGTCCCAGCCACTCCTAGTTGGGTTCCAGGCCTCCACCCAGCCCTGTCAGCACGTCGGCACACTGCCCCGAGCCAAGCCAGAGGACAGACTGACCCAGCTCCCAGCCCACAGCTTCCTGCAGGGCAAGGTCATCCAGGGCCCATGCCAGGGGGCCTCTGAGACCCAGAACATGCTGGTGCCTCTGCTGGCATCTGCTGGACACACCACGTGCAATGTCGAATCCTGGGGGGACAGTGGGGCCACCCGGGCCCAGCCATCAACGACCAGCCCAGCCCCGCCCTGCCAGGAGGAGCTGGCAGCCTCCCAGCTCGCTTCGCTGTGTGTGGAGCTGGCCACCTTGCTGGGTTCCCAGGAGGACCTCCGCGCCCTGCTGGCCAAAGCCCTGTCCCACGGGGAAGTGAGGGCGGCCCTGAACCAGGCCCTGTCCAAAGAAGTCTTAGGAGCCTCGATGGCCAAGGCCCTGCCCCAGGGCATCCTGGGCGCAGCGCTGGCGAAGGCGCTACCCTGGGGTGAACTGGGCACCACCCTGGCCCGTGCCCTGTCCCGGGGCGAGCTGTGGTCCGAACTCACTAAGGCCATTCAGGGCAGACTGGCGGAAGTGCTCAGCAAGGCCCTGACGGAGGAGGAGCTGGCCACCTTGAACCAGGCCCTGTGTCAGGGTGAGCTGGGTGCAGTcctcagccagtctttgtctcaGGCGGGCCTGAGGTCTGGAGTCGTCCTCCCCAAGGCTGCCGCGAAAACGGCGGGACGCGGGATGCCTGTGATGCCTACCCCAGTGGAGGTGGACTGCAGGGGGCGCCCGTCGGCCGCATGGCGACCCACCCTGGGCCCCATGAGACTACAGCCCAGCAAG GGCCCTGAGGACGCGGGCGTGTCTGGTGGCCAAGCGTGGAACTCCGCCGTCCCCAGTGTAGCGGTCAGGCCCCCGAACAGCACCGTGGCCCCTGGCGGCGCGTGGGAGCCAGCCAGGGGGACTGTGCCATGGGATGTCGTGGGCAGCAAGGCGGCGGTGGACCCCAGACGGCCGGGGGAGCTGGTGGCATCGGTGCAGGCCGTCGAAAAGATAATCATCCGCGCCGTGGTCATCATCCAGGCATGTACACGTGGCTTCCTAGTGCGCCGTACCATCAAGGTGTGGCACCAGTGGGCCATCGTCATCCAGGCCGCCTGGCGTGGCTACTGTGTGCGGCGGGACCTGGCCCGGCTCTGCAGAGCCGCCACGATCATCCAGGCTGCGTGGCGAGGCTTCCGCATTCGCCAGAGCCACGCCcagcaagtactgctcccaggcatgtgggctgAGATGGGCAGCGGGGCCAGGACGACGTCTGACCACCGCTGCTTCCAGTCCTGCCAGCCACACGCCTGTAGCCTCTGCCAGTCACTGAGCTCCGGGCTGGGGAGTCCACCCAGCGTGGTGATGCTTGTGGGTTCCAGCCCCCGCACATGCCACACGTGCGGCCACACCCTGCCCACCCGGGTGGTGCATGGCACGGGCCGGGGTGCTGCGGGCCAGGCCAGCAGGCCGCGGGGCTGCATCAGCCAGTCAACCCCCCGGAGCCCCCGGCAACCCAATCGCCAGAACAAGGCAGCCACGGCCATCCAGTCAGCCTGGAGGGGCTTCACTGTACGCCGCCAGCTGCGGCAGCAGCAGTTAGCAGCCAAGATGCTTCAAGCCACCTGGCGCGGCCACAGCACCCGGGCCTCGCTCACCACGGATGCGCTCTTGGGACCAGCGATGTGGGACAACTCGCGGCACACACAGTGGCCAGGCGTCTAG
- the CIST1 gene encoding uncharacterized LOC729966 homolog isoform X1, producing the protein MAGSQLPPALLLLALVLLLLLKPGSGNSTVTSIGVTTSEMENLTSKPPPSPSSHSSLSSVENHTSQESPKTDFTPHPSTPSSEEHPTTIHSLSNSEATSTIQPTASQPETVTHPSSGSPSSEHTLTSHSSPLSSISLTTLHQSPTHPNPSTVPSSVSSATINGISVSSGLGDTRAPELHRNPGVVVAVCLLVSVLLIGCVIMAVRRCHKGVSEFQKLDEELVSRRSSSAHHTLE; encoded by the exons ATGGCGGGCTCCCAGCTGCCGCCGGCACTTCTATTGCTGGCTCTggtgctactgctgctgctgaaaCCTGGTTCCGGAAATTCCACGGTCACCTCTATAG GGGTTACAACCTCAGAGATGGAGAACTTGACTTCCAAACCTCCGCCTTCTCCCTCCAGCCACAGCTCCCTTAGTTCAGTGGAAAACCACACCAGCCAAGAGAGCCCAAAGACAGATTTCACCCCGCATCCTAGCACCCCCAGTTCAGAGGAACATCCCACAACCATCCACAGCCTCTCAAATTCAGAGGCAACCTCCACCATCCAGCCCACCGCCTCACAACCAGAGACAGTCACCCACCCCAGCTCCGGCTCCCCCAGTTCAGAGCACACCCTCACCTCCCACTCCAGCCCCCTGAGTTCCATCTCCTTGACCACCCTGCATCAGAGCCCCACTCACCCCAACCCCAGCACAGTGCCTTCCTCTGTGTCCTCGGCCACCATTAATGGGATATCTGTGTCCTCTGGCCTTG GTGACACCAGGGCCCCTGAGTTGCACAGGAATCCAGGTGTGGTGGTGGCCGTGTGTCTGCTGGTATCTGTTTTGCTCATCGGATGTGTGATAATGGCCGTGAGGCGCTGCCACAAAGGCGTGTCTGAGTTCCAGAAGCTGGATGAG GAGCTTGTGAGCCGAAGGTCATCTTCTGCCCATCACACACTGGAGTAA
- the CIST1 gene encoding uncharacterized LOC729966 homolog isoform X2 — MAGSQLPPALLLLALVLLLLLKPGSGNSTVTSIGVTTSEMENLTSKPPPSPSSHSSLSSVENHTSQESPKTDFTPHPSTPSSEEHPTTIHSLSNSEATSTIQPTASQPETVTHPSSGSPSSEHTLTSHSSPLSSISLTTLHQSPTHPNPSTVPSSVSSATINGISVSSGLGACEPKVIFCPSHTGVILKRLMAVGWGLGWGWGVWRGARLQK; from the exons ATGGCGGGCTCCCAGCTGCCGCCGGCACTTCTATTGCTGGCTCTggtgctactgctgctgctgaaaCCTGGTTCCGGAAATTCCACGGTCACCTCTATAG GGGTTACAACCTCAGAGATGGAGAACTTGACTTCCAAACCTCCGCCTTCTCCCTCCAGCCACAGCTCCCTTAGTTCAGTGGAAAACCACACCAGCCAAGAGAGCCCAAAGACAGATTTCACCCCGCATCCTAGCACCCCCAGTTCAGAGGAACATCCCACAACCATCCACAGCCTCTCAAATTCAGAGGCAACCTCCACCATCCAGCCCACCGCCTCACAACCAGAGACAGTCACCCACCCCAGCTCCGGCTCCCCCAGTTCAGAGCACACCCTCACCTCCCACTCCAGCCCCCTGAGTTCCATCTCCTTGACCACCCTGCATCAGAGCCCCACTCACCCCAACCCCAGCACAGTGCCTTCCTCTGTGTCCTCGGCCACCATTAATGGGATATCTGTGTCCTCTGGCCTTG GAGCTTGTGAGCCGAAGGTCATCTTCTGCCCATCACACACTGGAGTAATCCTCAAGAGGCTgatggctgtggggtgggggcttGGATGGGGCTGGGGTGTCTGGAGAGGGGCAAGGCTGCAGAAATAA
- the PDE4C gene encoding cAMP-specific 3',5'-cyclic phosphodiesterase 4C — translation MFGSDYASFAFSLDLENGLSCGRSALDPQAGSGLGRVVQAPAQHSQRRESFLYRSDSDYELSSKTMSRNSSVASDQHGEDLIVTPFAQVLASLRTVRSNVAALAHPQGRGAAKQACVGNAPSGSQPPPPTEDTGQKLALETLDELDWCLDQLETLQTRHSVGEMASNKFKRMLNRELIHLSETSRSGNQVSEYISQTFLDQQTEVELPRVTPTEAPRPMSQISGLRGLPQSTSLSAATVPRFGVQTDQEGQLAKELEDTNKWGLDVFKVAELSGNRPLTAIIFSIFQERDLLKTFQIPADTLATYLLTLEGHYHNDVAYHNSLHAADVAQSTHMLLATPALEAVFTDLEVLAAIFASAIHDVDHPGVSNQFLINTNSELALMYNDASVLENHHLAVGFKLLQAENCDIFQNLNTKQRLSLRRMVIDMVLATDMSKHMHLLADLKTMVETKKVTSLGVLLLDNYSDRIQVLQSLVHCADLSNPTKPLLLYRQWTDRIMAEFFQQGDRERESGLDISPMCDKHTASVEKSQVGFIDYIAHPLWETWADLVHPDAQDLLDTLEDNREWYQSKIPRSPVDPASPKQGGPDRFQFQLTLEETEEEEEEGARALDGEALESPDTELLPPEASPDPGALHLDDKRTVGKPCVDHEGNVMAEPLGT, via the exons ATGTTTGGCTCTGACTATGCCTCCTTTGCCTTCAGCTTGGACCTGGAAAATGGGCTTTCGTGTGGAAGAAGCGCCCTGGACCCTCAGGCTGGGTCTGGTCTTGGCCGGGTCGTCCAAGCCCCTGCTCAGCACAGCCAGAGGCGGGAGTCCTTCCTGTACCGCTCAGACAGTGACTATGAACTCTCGTCCAAGACCATGTCCCGGAACTCCTCGGTGGCTAGCGACCA ACACGGAGAAGACCTGATTGTGACACCTTTTGCTCAG GTCCTGGCCAGTCTGCGGACGGTCCGGAGCAACGTTGCGGCCCTTGCGCACCCGCAAGGCCGCGGGGCAGCCAA GCAGGCATGCGTCGGGAACGCCCCATCTGGCAGTCAGCCCCCTCCGCCAACAG AGGACACTGGGCAGAAGCTGGCTTTGGAGACACTGGACGAGCTGGATTGGTGTTTGGATCAACTGGAGACACTGCAGACGCGGCACTCGGTGGGGGAGATGGCCTCCAACAAG TTCAAGCGGATGCTGAACCGGGAGTTGATTCACCTGTCTGAAACCAGCCGCTCTGGGAACCAAGTGTCTGAGTACATATCCCAAACCTTCCTGG ACCAGCAGACTGAGGTGGAGTTGCCCAGGGTGACCCCTACAGAGGCCCCGAGGCCCATGTCCCAGATCAGCGGCCTGCGTGGACTCCCCCAGAGTACCAGCCTTTCTGCAGCCACTGTCCCACGCTTTGGGGTCCAGACTGATCAGGAGGGACAACTGGCCAAG GAGCTGGAAGACACCAACAAGTGGGGGCTTGATGTGTTCAAGGTGGCGGAGCTAAGTGGGAACCGGCCCCTTACAGCTATCATATTCAGCATCTTTCAG GAACGGGACCTGCTCAAGACATTTCAGATCCCAGCAGACACGCTTGCCACCTACCTACTGACATTGGAGGGTCACTACCACAACGATGTGGCCTATCACAACAGCCTACATGCCGCTGACGTGGCCCAGTCCACACACATGCTGCTGGCCACGCCCGCACTCGAG GCCGTGTTCACAGACCTGGAAGTCCTGGCTGCCATCTTTGCGAGCGCCATCCATGATGTGGATCATCCTGGGGTCTCCAATCAGTTTCTCATTAACACCA ACTCAGAACTTGCACTTATGTACAATGATGCCTCTGTGCTGGAGAACCACCACCTGGCTGTgggcttcaagctgctgcaggcagAGAACTGTGACATCTTCCAGAACCTCAACACCAAGCAGCGGCTGAGTCTGCGCAGGATGGTCATTGACATG GTGCTCGCCACAGACATGTCGAAACACATGCACCTCCTGGCTGACCTCAAGACCATGGTGGAGACCAAGAAGGTGACTAGCCTTGGAGTCTTGCTGCTAGACAACTACTCTGACCGCATCCAG GTCTTGCAGAGTCTCGTGCACTGTGCTGACCTCAGCAACCCCACCAAGCCGCTGCTGCTCTACCGCCAGTGGACAGACCGCATCATGGCCGAGTTCTTCCAGCAGGGTGACCGTGAGCGTGAATCAGGCCTGGACATCAGCCCCATGTGTGACAAGCACACAGCCTCGGTGGAGAAGTCCCAG GTGGGTTTCATTGACTACATTGCCCACCCACTGTGGGAGACATGGGCTGACCTGGTACACCCAGATGCACAGGACTTGCTGGATACTCTGGAGGACAACCGCGAGTGGTACCAGAGCAAGATCCCCCGCAGCCCTGTGGACCCCGCTAGCCCCAAGCAGGGTGGCCCTGACAGATTCCAGTTTCAGCTGACTCTGGAGGAgacagaagaagaggaggaagaaggggcgAGAGCATTGGATGGAGAGGCCTTGGAGTCACCTGACACTGAGCTCCTGCCACCTGAGGCCAGCCCAGACCCTGGGGCCCTACACCTGGACGACAAGAGGACCGTGGGCAAGCCCTGCGTGGACCATGAGGGCAATGTGATGGCTGAGCCTTTGGGCACCTAA